The following is a genomic window from Bacillus sp. V2I10.
TTTTTTAGTTTTTGGCGTGATTGAGTCCAATTGGAAATTAAAATTCGTCTGATTACAGCAATATTTTGGAACAGTCTGACACCAAAAGCAAATATTGCTACCAAATACAAGTCTACACCAAGATGAACACCTAGAAAAGCTAAACTTGCAGCCAATATGATGTTGAAGAAAAATCCGGATACAAAAACCATCTCATCGTACATATTTTGCAGATGAGCGCGAATACCTCCAAGAAGAGTATCCAGTGCAGCAAGTATAGCAATGGACAGATAATTCGAATATTCACTGGGAATTCGGAAATCAGTGAGCAGTCCCAATGTTATTCCTAATATTAATCCTAAAATGGGAAGCCACATTATGATTTCTCTCCTTCCTCAACAGGCTTCATGTTTTTAATCCGAATCGCGTCATCATATGGAGGTATGACAATCCGATCCTTGGGCTCCGAAATTGTGAGCCGTAAATTGTCAATAGCAAAGGTGTCC
Proteins encoded in this region:
- a CDS encoding small basic family protein, producing the protein MWLPILGLILGITLGLLTDFRIPSEYSNYLSIAILAALDTLLGGIRAHLQNMYDEMVFVSGFFFNIILAASLAFLGVHLGVDLYLVAIFAFGVRLFQNIAVIRRILISNWTQSRQKLKKS